CAATGATTACGATTAGAAAAAGCCCGGCTACAGCTTTAAGCCCCTGAATAAGCGCGAAAAATATACTGGGTATTTCATTAAGCACGGATACGACCCCCGGTCATTCTTTTTTGATGGGGCAATAAACTTGAGATGTTTATTGCCCTATAGTGAATTATAGTAAATTAAAATTAAACAGTAATAAAACCGTATATGTATATAGATTCAAAAGTTACCGTTTCCTGACGCAATCCGTGTTTCTGAGTTTATGGTGAATGGGTTTTTGCTGTTTCTTTATAAGAAATTTACTATAACTCTTATACTTTCAGTAAAATATGATTAAAGGCAGTTTGAAATCAAACAAAGGTTAATTCACAAGTGCTGTTTTTTAATTTTGCTCAGTACGATATTTATAAAGGTCCCATTAAAAACAGCGGATTAGAAATGCGGCTTTTAAAGGCCCCCATATCAATAAGTGATTATCATATCATCTTTTCCGAACCATCTATTTGATATTTCAGCTATTTTTCCTTCTTCGGCAAGGGCTGAAAGGGCTCCTTCAATTGCATTTATAAGCTCTTTATTGCCTTTTATAGCGGCTATACCAAAGCTTTCGGCGTTAAGCTTTTCCTCAAGGATATCAAAGTTCATGTCTTTTTGAGCCATATAAAAATTAATGAGAACAGAATCTATAATAAGAGCGTCGCATCTGCCTACATCAAGATCCCCAAGGGCTGTTAAGTAATCAGGATATTCCTTTGCGGTTCCGTCCTTTATGGAAGGATAAATTTCATCTTTTTGTATTGCAAAAAGGCCTGAGGAGTCGGACTGAGCCGCAACTACCTTTCCTGCAAGATCGGCTTTTGTTTTAATATCCGAACCTTTTTTTACGGCAATAACAAGCTGGCTTTCGATATAGGGCCTGCTTACCTCCATAGCCTCTTCTCTTTCTTCGGTTATGGTCATACCGTTCCAAATTACGGTTATTTTGCCTGTGGAAAGCTCCATTTCCTTCGATGCCCAGTCAATGGGCTTTGCTTCAAATTCTATATTGAGCTTTTCACATACTGC
This is a stretch of genomic DNA from Anaeropeptidivorans aminofermentans. It encodes these proteins:
- a CDS encoding amino acid ABC transporter substrate-binding protein is translated as MKKTLNIILILLFTALFSACSGNSDKKTADASSSKEAETISASVQSQEPVSAEDKKENPKETASSKNTETSQTENAPAAGIPEKLILGLDASFPPMGYTDENNNIVGVDIDLAKAVCEKLNIEFEAKPIDWASKEMELSTGKITVIWNGMTITEEREEAMEVSRPYIESQLVIAVKKGSDIKTKADLAGKVVAAQSDSSGLFAIQKDEIYPSIKDGTAKEYPDYLTALGDLDVGRCDALIIDSVLINFYMAQKDMNFDILEEKLNAESFGIAAIKGNKELINAIEGALSALAEEGKIAEISNRWFGKDDMIITY